Proteins from a genomic interval of Bacteroidia bacterium:
- a CDS encoding calcium-binding EGF-like domain-containing protein, producing the protein MRSATIIAVLSLFTLISCQNPCANTVCRNDGICINGDCNCATGFLGADCGTEDVPTKMLLKEVSISKFPTSRSRNDDWDSNSSADLYFVLLKGDEVIYTANTIFEDAETGTLYPFESINADMDFPESRYLIRWYDSDAPDEDELIGEVEFIPYEEGKAFPRNISIESGGIEMGMRVSYEFDQ; encoded by the coding sequence ATGAGATCCGCAACAATCATCGCAGTATTAAGCCTTTTCACCCTAATCTCTTGCCAAAATCCCTGTGCAAATACCGTTTGTCGTAATGATGGCATTTGCATCAATGGTGATTGTAATTGTGCAACAGGATTCCTGGGAGCTGATTGTGGGACGGAAGATGTTCCTACAAAGATGTTGCTCAAAGAAGTAAGCATCAGTAAGTTTCCAACCAGCAGATCCCGCAATGATGACTGGGACAGCAATAGCAGTGCAGACCTTTATTTTGTTTTATTAAAAGGAGATGAAGTTATCTATACAGCCAATACGATATTTGAGGATGCCGAAACCGGAACCCTTTATCCTTTCGAATCCATCAATGCTGATATGGATTTCCCTGAATCTCGCTACCTGATTCGCTGGTATGATTCGGATGCGCCGGATGAAGACGAATTGATTGGAGAAGTAGAGTTCATTCCTTATGAAGAAGGAAAAGCTTTCCCCAGAAACATCTCTATCGAAAGCGGAGGCATAGAAATGGGGATGCGAGTTAGCTATGAATTTGACCAATAG
- a CDS encoding YciI family protein has protein sequence MKQFLILLKGKQELDYSPEELQKRLEEYRAWANKLGDTILQDNRLEQRGHMIESRGVVKSDGPFLEAKEIIAGFIIIQADSLDHATQIFEDSPLINYFHLLLRPMVLPYE, from the coding sequence ATGAAGCAGTTCCTCATCTTGCTCAAAGGGAAACAAGAGTTGGATTATTCTCCAGAAGAACTTCAAAAACGTCTGGAAGAATACCGAGCCTGGGCAAATAAATTGGGAGATACAATCCTGCAAGACAATCGCCTGGAACAAAGAGGGCATATGATTGAAAGCCGGGGTGTGGTAAAATCAGATGGTCCTTTTTTAGAGGCGAAAGAGATCATTGCTGGCTTTATCATTATTCAGGCAGATAGTCTGGATCATGCAACTCAAATCTTTGAGGATTCTCCTTTGATAAACTATTTTCACCTTCTGCTCAGGCCGATGGTTTTGCCTTATGAATAA
- a CDS encoding S41 family peptidase → MLPVFSQKILSLEKIQEDFDYLVANLEEKHQGIKLHLSPKDFSRKVDSLRAELSPMSRPDFFKHINALLYLTHEGHTEARLPGKTLLQMGTKPVFFPLSIRIFNKKAYLSQYYDKEQIAPIKGAELLSINGRKIEEIMEEVLPYIPTDGFNWTSAYEWLSWQFPLYYRLVFGPEEEFEIRFKARKSEKIQSINLAPIKATQLKSKNAYWDIPVLRHKAFDFEIIEDSIAYLAVNGFSREAEAYAKRLKAHFQTIKEQKIKHLIIDIQYNGGGTEGHENLLMSYLSPQAFQKYAFVSTYPEFFEKHIGKKVRAFDQWKMEKNRALRGDFSLQSDYYSDQGFTKPEKDLIYEGKVYALIGGVTFSGGAEFASMLKMTERAIFIGEETGGAYEGNVSGYSTEIKLPHSRIKISIPAVHFRLNVEPEEKSRGVMPDYEVQQTIKDYLDRKNSKKEYVLSKLIHPK, encoded by the coding sequence ATGCTTCCTGTTTTTTCTCAAAAAATCCTTTCCCTGGAGAAAATTCAGGAGGACTTTGACTATTTGGTAGCAAATCTCGAAGAAAAACATCAGGGTATAAAGCTACACCTCTCTCCAAAGGACTTTTCTCGAAAGGTTGACAGTTTGAGAGCCGAACTTAGCCCTATGTCTCGTCCTGATTTTTTCAAGCATATCAATGCTCTCTTGTACCTCACGCATGAAGGTCATACAGAAGCCCGTTTACCTGGGAAGACACTTCTACAAATGGGTACAAAGCCGGTTTTTTTTCCATTGAGCATCCGAATTTTTAACAAAAAAGCCTACCTCAGTCAGTATTATGACAAGGAGCAAATAGCCCCTATAAAAGGCGCAGAATTGCTATCCATAAACGGTCGCAAGATAGAAGAGATCATGGAGGAAGTCCTTCCCTATATACCTACAGATGGATTTAATTGGACTTCTGCTTATGAATGGCTGAGTTGGCAATTCCCTCTCTATTATCGACTCGTTTTTGGTCCAGAAGAAGAATTTGAAATCCGCTTTAAAGCAAGAAAGTCGGAGAAAATTCAGTCGATCAACTTAGCTCCCATAAAAGCTACTCAGCTCAAAAGTAAAAATGCTTATTGGGATATTCCCGTGCTCAGACATAAGGCCTTTGATTTTGAAATCATAGAGGACAGCATTGCTTATTTGGCAGTAAATGGCTTTTCCCGGGAAGCAGAAGCCTATGCAAAGAGATTAAAGGCTCACTTTCAGACCATTAAGGAGCAGAAAATCAAACATTTGATCATAGATATTCAATACAATGGAGGAGGCACAGAAGGGCATGAGAATCTTCTTATGAGTTATTTAAGTCCTCAAGCTTTCCAGAAATATGCCTTTGTCTCAACATATCCAGAGTTTTTTGAAAAACACATCGGCAAAAAAGTACGAGCCTTTGATCAATGGAAAATGGAAAAAAATAGAGCATTAAGAGGAGATTTTAGCCTGCAAAGTGACTATTACTCGGATCAGGGATTCACCAAACCTGAGAAAGATTTGATCTATGAAGGAAAAGTATATGCATTGATTGGAGGAGTGACCTTTAGTGGGGGAGCAGAATTTGCGAGCATGCTCAAAATGACTGAGAGGGCTATATTTATAGGAGAGGAGACTGGCGGAGCTTATGAAGGAAATGTCAGTGGCTATTCGACAGAAATTAAACTGCCTCATTCCCGGATAAAAATTTCCATTCCAGCCGTTCATTTCAGGCTAAATGTTGAGCCTGAAGAAAAGAGTAGGGGAGTGATGCCAGATTACGAAGTGCAGCAGACTATAAAGGATTATTTAGATCGAAAGAATAGCAAAAAAGAATATGTGCTTTCCAAACTGATCCATCCAAAATAA
- a CDS encoding SRPBCC family protein, which yields MKENSPQRGTILSASTFIQAPQEKVWQVVQEIGDIQSFHPLIKKSYRLNEKHGLGAERHCELKPMGVMDEQIISWKEGEGFTAKVIGGKMLPPCEYMLGDLSLKAEGRGTRVSFTFRYAMKFGLLGKIMNHLLIKPQFKAAPLKYVEGLKVYVEKN from the coding sequence ATGAAAGAAAACAGTCCTCAGAGAGGTACAATATTATCAGCATCGACTTTCATACAGGCTCCTCAGGAAAAAGTTTGGCAAGTGGTCCAGGAAATTGGAGATATTCAATCCTTTCATCCCCTGATCAAAAAATCCTATCGGCTAAATGAGAAACATGGCCTGGGCGCGGAGCGGCATTGTGAATTGAAGCCGATGGGAGTTATGGATGAACAGATTATTTCCTGGAAGGAAGGAGAAGGATTCACCGCCAAAGTCATTGGAGGGAAAATGTTGCCACCTTGTGAATATATGTTGGGAGATCTGTCCTTGAAAGCAGAGGGAAGAGGCACGCGGGTGAGCTTCACTTTTAGGTATGCAATGAAGTTTGGCTTGCTGGGTAAAATCATGAATCACTTGCTTATCAAGCCTCAATTCAAAGCAGCACCCCTAAAGTATGTAGAAGGATTGAAAGTTTATGTAGAAAAGAATTGA
- a CDS encoding AraC family transcriptional regulator has protein sequence MQEQWTRLHSMDNLELLSIHNQSQAFPEHYHESFCISFIRCGLETIKMANESIFCPANAISLTNPFEIHANPIESGKQHLSFDTLYLSQDIVDHYLGRKKSSFHQRVYTNAQVLAAFEDIKRGMKEADSRQTLRNSLPYFLQLLLQSDKLHPGKDIVQKDAKWSELILYIDQHLKHKLSLEILADFVHMDKYHFSRSFRRKFGMSPINYVLMKKVFAAKKQIRKESELVGIAYDFAFADQAHFSKTFKKFIGLSPNSYKKSLYKN, from the coding sequence ATGCAAGAACAATGGACGCGTTTACACTCTATGGATAATTTGGAATTATTGAGTATTCACAATCAATCTCAGGCATTCCCGGAGCATTATCACGAGAGTTTTTGCATTTCTTTTATCCGTTGCGGGCTGGAAACAATCAAGATGGCGAATGAATCCATTTTTTGCCCTGCGAATGCTATCTCTCTCACCAATCCTTTCGAAATCCACGCAAATCCTATTGAGTCCGGCAAACAGCATCTTTCATTTGATACGCTCTATTTATCTCAGGACATCGTTGATCACTATTTAGGGAGAAAGAAAAGTAGCTTTCATCAGCGTGTCTATACAAATGCTCAGGTATTAGCAGCTTTTGAGGACATTAAGAGAGGGATGAAAGAAGCTGATAGTAGGCAAACATTGAGAAACTCTCTCCCCTATTTCCTCCAACTCTTACTTCAATCAGATAAGCTGCACCCTGGAAAAGATATTGTCCAGAAAGATGCCAAATGGTCTGAATTAATTCTTTATATCGACCAGCATTTAAAACACAAACTCAGCCTTGAGATCCTTGCGGATTTTGTTCACATGGACAAATACCATTTCTCTCGCAGTTTCAGGCGCAAATTTGGGATGTCTCCTATCAATTATGTATTGATGAAAAAGGTGTTTGCAGCAAAAAAGCAGATTCGAAAAGAGAGTGAACTTGTCGGAATAGCCTATGACTTTGCTTTTGCAGACCAGGCACATTTCTCCAAAACCTTCAAGAAATTTATCGGCCTTTCTCCCAATAGCTATAAAAAAAGTCTCTATAAAAACTAA
- a CDS encoding VOC family protein produces the protein MRISVISIPVMDQAKALEFYEGVLGFEKKLDIPLGEGNRWLTLVSKELPDGPQILLEPAPLHFEPAKVFQKALYDAGIPWTQFDVDDVQAEYDRLAEKGVQFQIKPTEMGTVKIIVFDDTCGNKIQLVEML, from the coding sequence ATGAGAATCAGTGTAATCAGCATCCCTGTTATGGATCAGGCGAAAGCACTTGAATTTTACGAAGGAGTCCTGGGATTTGAGAAAAAACTGGACATCCCGCTTGGAGAGGGAAATCGATGGCTTACCCTTGTTTCAAAAGAGCTGCCTGATGGTCCGCAAATATTGCTGGAACCTGCTCCTCTCCATTTTGAACCTGCCAAAGTTTTTCAGAAAGCCCTGTATGATGCTGGAATCCCCTGGACGCAATTTGATGTAGATGATGTGCAAGCGGAATATGATAGATTGGCAGAAAAAGGCGTTCAGTTCCAAATAAAACCCACAGAAATGGGAACTGTGAAAATTATTGTCTTCGATGATACTTGCGGGAATAAAATTCAGTTGGTGGAGATGCTGTAA
- a CDS encoding Tat (twin-arginine translocation) pathway signal sequence containing protein, giving the protein MNKVHTNRRQFLGKFVAGTTMASLGTLPAIMQAASPINPALVGDAEDWLKKGLKGEHRIAYDGPEPHDAFPIIWTWAFYMTNNQTGVDDSNMTGLCVLRHNAIPFAMKDELWAKYKFGEIFGINDNTTQKPAIRNPYYTPKEGDFPIPVIDGIKKMQDRGAMFCVCDLALTFYSGVMAQSMNMKPEDVKAEWDAGILPGVQAVPSGVWALGRAQEMGCGYIYAGG; this is encoded by the coding sequence ATGAACAAAGTACACACGAACAGAAGACAATTTCTAGGCAAATTTGTAGCAGGGACCACTATGGCAAGCCTGGGAACTCTACCTGCTATCATGCAAGCAGCAAGTCCCATCAACCCAGCCCTTGTTGGAGATGCAGAAGACTGGTTAAAAAAGGGGCTTAAAGGAGAGCATCGTATTGCCTATGATGGACCTGAACCACATGATGCATTTCCTATTATTTGGACCTGGGCCTTTTATATGACAAACAATCAAACAGGAGTAGATGATTCCAATATGACGGGATTATGTGTATTGAGGCACAATGCCATTCCTTTCGCTATGAAAGATGAGCTTTGGGCCAAGTATAAATTTGGAGAAATTTTTGGGATCAATGACAACACTACTCAAAAACCAGCAATTCGCAATCCTTACTACACCCCAAAGGAAGGAGATTTTCCAATTCCAGTCATAGATGGAATCAAAAAAATGCAGGATAGAGGAGCTATGTTTTGTGTATGCGATCTTGCACTGACTTTTTACAGTGGAGTAATGGCTCAATCAATGAATATGAAGCCAGAGGACGTAAAGGCAGAATGGGATGCAGGAATTCTTCCCGGAGTTCAGGCGGTTCCTTCCGGTGTATGGGCCCTTGGTAGAGCCCAGGAGATGGGATGCGGATATATTTATGCAGGAGGGTAA
- a CDS encoding AraC family transcriptional regulator, which yields MTFYEQKLIRIKALCYSNQGQIDRLILLRKYIRQHFDQKLDLDHLSQIACMSKYHLLRIFKHYYGQSIHQYQISLRIEKAKDLIRQGHKIGETCYAIGFESPASFSRLFKDRIGCSPSSFRKAQFSTRFYGDKS from the coding sequence ATGACTTTTTACGAGCAAAAATTAATACGTATAAAAGCACTCTGTTATTCCAATCAGGGTCAAATCGATCGACTCATTCTGCTTAGAAAATATATCAGGCAGCATTTTGACCAGAAGCTTGATCTCGATCATCTTTCTCAAATTGCCTGCATGTCAAAATACCACCTTCTCCGTATTTTTAAACATTACTACGGGCAAAGCATCCACCAATATCAAATTTCCCTTCGCATAGAAAAAGCTAAAGATCTCATTCGCCAGGGCCACAAAATTGGAGAGACCTGCTATGCTATTGGTTTCGAAAGTCCTGCCTCATTCTCTCGCTTATTTAAAGACAGAATTGGCTGTAGTCCCTCCAGCTTCCGAAAAGCGCAATTTTCGACAAGATTTTATGGCGATAAATCCTGA
- a CDS encoding sigma-70 family RNA polymerase sigma factor: MNKKLSPEELSEHFFRHTYAKMLAILSSYFGLEQLEIAEDIVQDCLVEALQKWSITKIPDNPEAWLMDVAKKKTINFLKRKSLFDQKIAQELSLQIQAASFKEVEQQDSDLKMIFACCHPALAVESQIALALKTLCGLSVQEIADSLLTTKANINKRLYRAKEKFRSGEIKLENPAADEPERLDSVLQVLYLLFNEGYFSLHHEEKIRIDLCYEGIRLLNRLEETAYTRSPKLQGLLALMYFSIARFQSRIDPFGGLIAFEKQDRSQWDQEMIAVGMKHLSQSMKAISPNIYQLQAGIMAEHCLAPDFDSTNWESILKQYELLFHLNPQALIALNREIARFFSGDRINALKALEELEQDAHFHSHAPFMLSKAILLAKNLQLEAADLAFEKATKFATSEAERKLILARRNQFFST; this comes from the coding sequence ATGAATAAGAAGCTTTCTCCAGAAGAACTCAGCGAGCATTTTTTCCGACATACGTATGCTAAAATGCTCGCTATACTGAGCTCTTATTTTGGCTTAGAACAGCTAGAAATTGCTGAGGATATTGTGCAGGATTGTTTAGTTGAAGCTTTGCAGAAATGGAGTATAACTAAGATCCCTGACAATCCGGAAGCCTGGCTGATGGATGTCGCAAAGAAGAAGACCATCAATTTTCTTAAGCGTAAAAGCCTTTTCGATCAGAAAATTGCCCAAGAATTAAGTCTCCAAATCCAGGCCGCTAGCTTTAAGGAAGTTGAGCAGCAAGACAGTGATTTGAAAATGATATTTGCATGCTGTCATCCGGCTTTGGCTGTCGAATCACAAATAGCCCTTGCATTAAAGACCTTATGCGGCCTCAGCGTTCAGGAAATTGCCGATAGTCTGTTGACAACCAAAGCCAACATAAATAAGCGTCTATACAGAGCAAAAGAGAAATTCCGATCTGGAGAAATCAAACTGGAAAATCCAGCTGCAGATGAGCCAGAAAGGCTGGACAGTGTCTTACAAGTTCTCTATTTACTCTTCAATGAAGGATATTTCTCTCTCCACCATGAAGAAAAGATTAGAATCGACCTCTGCTATGAAGGGATTCGATTACTAAACAGGCTCGAAGAAACCGCATATACGCGCTCTCCCAAACTGCAAGGCTTATTGGCACTTATGTATTTTTCTATTGCGCGTTTTCAAAGTCGAATAGATCCTTTCGGAGGGCTCATTGCCTTTGAAAAACAGGATAGGTCACAGTGGGATCAAGAGATGATTGCAGTAGGGATGAAACATTTGAGCCAGTCTATGAAAGCTATTTCCCCCAATATTTACCAGTTGCAGGCTGGTATTATGGCGGAACATTGCCTGGCGCCGGATTTTGATTCCACCAATTGGGAGAGTATTCTTAAACAGTATGAGTTACTATTTCATCTAAATCCACAGGCCCTCATTGCCCTGAATAGAGAAATCGCCCGTTTTTTTAGCGGAGATCGCATAAATGCCTTAAAGGCTTTGGAAGAACTCGAACAAGATGCCCATTTTCATTCGCATGCTCCCTTTATGCTAAGCAAAGCGATTTTACTGGCAAAAAACCTTCAGCTGGAAGCGGCAGATTTAGCATTCGAAAAGGCCACTAAATTCGCTACTTCCGAGGCTGAGAGGAAGTTGATTCTTGCTCGCAGAAATCAATTCTTTTCTACATAA
- a CDS encoding c-type cytochrome yields the protein MNSKYLKFLYFFVGLSLGLFSFWMLHAAYPSILHENFPREKQWKLKSIESDLPPGEEGAKIKYGYILITETSEKIGPLAKEKKMRFAGNNLSCNNCHLGGGRKIGAGSFVGVYNRFPQFRGRENKIGSLEERINGCMERSMNGRIMEEDSREMQAIIAYMKWLSEDVPAEEEKRYKGYVKIEIPEFKADTLKGKNLYQLHCLVCHQEKGEGIPIPGAEFSGYLYPPIGGKDSYNNGAGMNRVLTAAQFIKANMPFGASWDNPVLTDEEAYHVASYINTFERPAKANLQADFPDKTLKPVSTPYGPWTDNFSPEQHKFGPFPPIIQYYKEEYDLQKSK from the coding sequence ATGAATAGTAAGTATTTAAAATTTCTCTACTTTTTTGTAGGACTATCTCTGGGTCTTTTTAGTTTTTGGATGCTTCACGCAGCTTATCCAAGTATTCTTCACGAAAATTTTCCCAGGGAAAAACAGTGGAAGTTAAAGAGTATTGAGTCAGATCTCCCTCCCGGTGAAGAAGGAGCCAAAATTAAGTATGGGTATATCCTGATTACAGAAACCTCCGAAAAGATAGGTCCCCTGGCAAAAGAAAAAAAAATGCGCTTTGCAGGCAATAACCTAAGTTGCAATAACTGTCATTTAGGCGGTGGAAGGAAAATAGGCGCAGGATCATTTGTGGGGGTTTATAATCGCTTTCCTCAATTTCGGGGAAGAGAAAATAAAATAGGAAGTCTGGAAGAAAGAATCAATGGATGTATGGAAAGGAGTATGAATGGCCGCATCATGGAGGAAGACAGTCGGGAAATGCAAGCCATTATCGCCTATATGAAATGGCTGAGTGAGGATGTGCCGGCGGAGGAGGAAAAGAGGTACAAAGGCTATGTAAAGATTGAGATTCCTGAATTCAAGGCAGATACCCTGAAGGGAAAGAATTTGTATCAACTCCATTGTTTGGTTTGTCATCAGGAAAAGGGAGAAGGAATTCCCATTCCAGGTGCAGAATTTAGCGGCTATCTTTATCCTCCCATAGGAGGGAAGGATTCATATAATAATGGTGCAGGGATGAATCGCGTCCTTACTGCCGCACAGTTTATCAAAGCGAATATGCCTTTCGGTGCAAGCTGGGATAATCCCGTATTGACGGATGAGGAAGCCTACCATGTCGCTTCTTATATCAATACCTTTGAGCGGCCTGCCAAAGCTAATCTTCAGGCCGATTTCCCTGACAAAACCTTAAAACCGGTATCTACTCCTTATGGTCCCTGGACAGATAATTTTTCTCCCGAACAACATAAATTTGGACCATTTCCTCCCATCATTCAATATTACAAAGAGGAATACGATTTACAGAAAAGTAAATAA
- a CDS encoding OmpA family protein, translating to MKQLLLFLLFFYLSQLLPAQVRLEVNFAFDQFTLSELEKSRLDSFVQTHTPIERIELSGHTDERGGVDYNIELSRKRIESVRAYLLNKGINDRLIDAAYFGESLPKATNEDEAGRQKNRRVELLLKFKIEEEVTEAEEIIPPNPILITKTEEETALIGDTLLLVDEAQLLISKKEYKKYKDCLEINFIEDGREALEQGLSTMTPNGTPLISCGMIEIKLKEGCEDGCFDGGVKLRFPFPEEDCPRCESAGFYNFISNGSWRLDPQKEVTIVEIEGKKFYELIVDCPMKVNCDCEDKTGIGGNNNIVFKWPRKYRLGRINVIYDNPTGNYRFERWKKNKARGGIPCDLVAEEGFVYFQMKDRYGSIIKGEKIPLSEFKHSVRKVCKRNKSKTGFLFFKRYKDKFYVRYKISKKQLKQLKSGRN from the coding sequence ATGAAACAACTGCTTTTATTCCTACTCTTTTTCTACTTAAGTCAACTACTACCAGCTCAGGTCCGATTGGAGGTAAATTTTGCTTTCGATCAATTCACATTGTCTGAGCTGGAAAAAAGCCGACTCGACTCCTTTGTTCAAACTCATACACCTATAGAGAGGATCGAATTGAGTGGGCATACAGATGAAAGGGGAGGTGTTGACTATAACATCGAGCTATCCCGCAAACGTATAGAAAGCGTCAGGGCCTACCTCTTGAATAAGGGAATTAATGACAGGCTAATAGATGCAGCATATTTTGGAGAAAGTTTACCAAAGGCAACAAATGAAGATGAAGCCGGGAGACAAAAGAATCGTAGGGTAGAGCTTTTACTCAAATTCAAAATAGAAGAAGAAGTTACAGAAGCAGAAGAAATTATTCCTCCGAATCCCATCCTCATTACAAAAACGGAAGAGGAAACTGCGCTAATAGGAGATACCTTGCTTTTGGTAGATGAAGCTCAGCTTCTTATTTCAAAAAAGGAGTACAAAAAGTATAAAGATTGTCTGGAGATCAATTTTATAGAGGATGGAAGGGAGGCTTTGGAACAAGGACTTTCGACCATGACTCCCAATGGAACTCCTCTGATTAGCTGCGGCATGATTGAGATAAAGCTTAAAGAAGGCTGTGAAGATGGCTGTTTCGATGGAGGTGTCAAGCTTCGTTTCCCATTTCCGGAAGAGGACTGTCCCCGTTGTGAATCAGCAGGTTTTTACAATTTCATATCCAATGGCAGCTGGAGGCTCGATCCCCAAAAGGAGGTAACAATAGTAGAAATAGAGGGGAAAAAATTCTATGAACTCATCGTTGACTGTCCAATGAAAGTCAATTGTGATTGCGAAGATAAAACAGGAATAGGTGGCAACAACAATATCGTATTTAAATGGCCGCGAAAATACAGGCTGGGGAGAATCAATGTTATCTATGATAATCCCACAGGGAATTATCGATTCGAGCGCTGGAAAAAAAACAAGGCCAGAGGAGGTATTCCTTGTGATTTAGTAGCAGAAGAAGGATTTGTATATTTCCAGATGAAGGATCGATATGGTTCAATCATTAAAGGAGAAAAGATCCCGCTAAGCGAGTTTAAGCATTCTGTTAGGAAGGTATGTAAACGGAATAAAAGTAAGACTGGCTTTTTATTTTTCAAGCGCTACAAGGATAAGTTTTATGTTCGGTACAAAATTTCCAAAAAACAACTTAAGCAATTAAAGAGCGGAAGAAATTGA